In one window of Halobacteriovorax sp. HLS DNA:
- a CDS encoding HD-GYP domain-containing protein produces MNDQSNSNFFSVGFGLILLDKELPYDLYVNSSSNKLKEKFVRIFPMTGLLTKEDVENYKHKYHQLYIPEDQRDLYLRSLIDCAGLEDLQKAEVIKDSAIHYLTTIFDPTKEFSTEVLNETINGCRDSVESMVDVLKEYDVKQVQNLIGDLSFHDFYTYDHSINVSMYCISIYKILKPNAAREEIVLAGLGGLLHDLGKIKIPTHIINNAGKLDDEQFSMIKKHPRFGFDLITKSDIDCPGVDFEIVQRIVYEHHENYNGTGYPEGLKGEEIHLLARITSIADFFDAITTKRSYHEALTPEDALAVMSKSVGKKIDPALFEIFKKSVSQVVDKTINKELPDDFDPCQPHDVLPFRALSAKPQQTDFFKKEEQSYGKVAGSEDFGVKKKAS; encoded by the coding sequence ATGAATGATCAATCAAATTCAAATTTCTTTTCAGTAGGTTTTGGTTTAATTCTTTTAGATAAAGAGTTGCCTTATGATCTATATGTAAATTCATCTTCTAATAAGTTGAAAGAGAAATTTGTGAGAATATTTCCTATGACTGGTCTTCTAACAAAAGAAGATGTTGAAAACTATAAGCATAAGTATCATCAGCTCTATATTCCTGAAGATCAGAGAGATCTTTATTTGAGAAGTCTTATCGATTGTGCAGGATTAGAAGATTTGCAGAAGGCCGAAGTCATTAAGGATTCAGCAATTCATTATCTTACGACAATCTTTGATCCAACTAAAGAGTTCTCTACGGAAGTACTGAATGAGACAATTAATGGATGTAGAGACTCAGTAGAGAGTATGGTTGATGTGCTAAAGGAATATGATGTAAAGCAAGTTCAGAACCTAATTGGTGATCTGAGTTTTCATGACTTTTATACATATGACCATTCTATAAATGTATCGATGTATTGTATTTCAATTTATAAGATTTTAAAGCCAAATGCAGCTCGTGAAGAGATTGTTCTAGCTGGCCTTGGTGGTCTTCTACATGATCTAGGAAAAATTAAAATACCTACACACATAATTAATAATGCTGGAAAACTTGATGATGAGCAATTTTCAATGATCAAGAAACATCCTAGGTTTGGATTCGATTTAATTACTAAGTCTGATATCGATTGCCCTGGTGTTGATTTTGAGATTGTTCAAAGAATAGTTTATGAACATCATGAAAATTATAATGGAACAGGATATCCTGAAGGATTAAAGGGAGAAGAGATTCATCTCCTTGCTAGAATTACTTCAATCGCAGATTTCTTTGATGCGATAACAACTAAGAGGTCATATCACGAGGCCCTTACGCCTGAAGATGCTCTGGCCGTAATGTCTAAGAGTGTTGGAAAGAAGATCGATCCTGCTCTTTTTGAAATTTTCAAAAAGAGTGTGTCTCAAGTCGTAGATAAGACTATTAATAAAGAGTTACCTGATGACTTTGATCCTTGTCAGCCTCACGATGTTCTTCCATTTAGAGCATTAAGTGCTAAGCCTCAGCAGACGGACTTCTTTAAGAAAGAAGAGCAGAGTTATGGCAAAGTTGCTGGATCTGAAGATTTTGGTGTTAAAAAGAAAGCTTCATAA
- the secG gene encoding preprotein translocase subunit SecG, with product MFTSLMVFHIVISILLIVLVLLQFGKGAEAGLLSGGGDASFTGAQQGNILTKLTTVLAVLFLGNSILLAKIQSTKSSSSILDGDAPIAAPLNNDAPIEAMENKEEAADAKTETK from the coding sequence ATGTTCACTTCTCTAATGGTTTTTCATATTGTTATCTCGATTCTTTTAATCGTTCTTGTTCTTTTACAATTTGGTAAAGGTGCAGAAGCTGGATTACTTTCAGGTGGTGGAGATGCTTCTTTTACAGGTGCTCAACAAGGAAATATCCTAACAAAGCTAACTACAGTACTAGCTGTTCTTTTTCTTGGAAATTCAATCTTACTTGCGAAGATTCAATCAACTAAATCTTCTTCTTCAATCCTTGATGGTGACGCGCCAATCGCTGCTCCATTAAATAATGATGCTCCAATTGAAGCAATGGAAAATAAAGAAGAAGCTGCTGACGCGAAAACAGAAACAAAATAA
- the tpiA gene encoding triose-phosphate isomerase — protein sequence MRQVHIVGNWKMNQTTSEVDTFFKELGDLSEVSAQAWIAPQAIHLDRLLKFPQIKCGAQNCAQNDSGAFTGELSPKSLKDIGAHFTLVGHSERRSIYKESDELLNAKTLKALENDLVVIFCVGETLEQREANQVETVLKSQLENGLRGLNSTHIGKVIIAYEPVWAIGTGKVATPEQAQQAHKYTRSVLESIDGFSAQETIILYGGSVKPDNIKGLLSNEDIDGALVGGASLKGQSFKDLCTQAQ from the coding sequence ATGAGACAAGTACATATAGTCGGAAATTGGAAAATGAATCAAACAACATCTGAGGTTGATACATTCTTCAAAGAACTTGGAGATCTAAGTGAGGTTTCAGCTCAGGCGTGGATTGCGCCTCAGGCAATTCACTTAGATAGACTACTCAAATTCCCTCAAATTAAATGTGGTGCTCAAAATTGTGCGCAAAACGACTCAGGAGCATTCACTGGAGAACTTAGCCCAAAGTCTCTAAAAGATATTGGAGCTCATTTCACACTAGTTGGTCACTCTGAAAGAAGGTCAATTTACAAAGAAAGTGACGAGCTTTTAAATGCCAAAACATTAAAAGCACTAGAGAATGATCTTGTGGTTATTTTTTGTGTTGGTGAAACTTTAGAACAAAGAGAGGCCAACCAAGTAGAGACAGTACTGAAGTCTCAACTTGAGAATGGTCTAAGAGGACTCAACTCGACTCACATAGGGAAAGTTATTATTGCTTACGAGCCAGTTTGGGCAATCGGTACAGGAAAAGTGGCAACACCTGAGCAAGCACAGCAAGCTCACAAGTACACAAGATCTGTTCTTGAATCTATCGATGGATTTTCTGCTCAAGAGACAATAATCCTTTACGGGGGAAGCGTTAAGCCTGACAATATCAAAGGTCTTCTTTCTAATGAAGATATTGATGGAGCATTGGTTGGTGGAGCCTCTCTAAAAGGTCAAAGTTTCAAGGACTTATGTACGCAGGCCCAGTAA
- the pgk gene encoding phosphoglycerate kinase — translation MALKFIDEVEVQDKVVIARFDFNVPLDKKDLSKITDTTRIDMALETIKYLLDNGAKKLILMSHLGRPKGKVNLDYTLEPVATYLANKLEQDVVLTESCLDRGIKTLLTLNESKIILLQNLRFHPEEEQGNQEFAKALASYADIYVNDAFGTAHRKHASTYTINGYFKDKAYGGFLMKKEILALSKIVEKPKAPFVAIVGGAKVSDKIKIIERLIVNVDHLLIGGAMAYPFLVAKGFDVGNSMCTQDDVKLAKKILMSSSKSKVVLPIDHIVSKEFGGKPEICNTVEIGGDKMALDIGPATINLYNEKLAGAQTVLWNGPMGLFENNDYAKGTLAIAKTLSEMENAFTLVGGGDSVSAVMQSGLADKMGHVSTGGGASLEFIEEGTLPGVQALRFGIDLN, via the coding sequence ATGGCCTTAAAGTTTATTGATGAAGTAGAAGTTCAGGATAAGGTTGTTATTGCTCGTTTCGACTTCAATGTTCCTCTTGATAAGAAGGACCTTTCGAAGATTACAGATACGACGCGAATTGATATGGCCCTAGAGACTATTAAGTACTTGCTTGATAACGGTGCAAAGAAATTGATTCTAATGAGTCACCTTGGGCGTCCTAAAGGAAAAGTAAATCTTGATTACACACTTGAGCCTGTTGCAACTTACCTTGCCAATAAACTGGAACAAGATGTTGTTCTTACAGAATCATGCTTAGATAGAGGAATAAAAACTCTTTTAACTCTTAATGAGTCTAAAATTATTCTCCTACAGAACCTAAGGTTCCACCCAGAAGAGGAACAAGGTAATCAGGAGTTTGCTAAAGCACTTGCAAGCTATGCTGACATATATGTGAATGATGCTTTTGGTACTGCACATAGAAAACACGCTTCGACTTATACAATAAATGGTTATTTTAAAGATAAGGCCTATGGTGGTTTCTTAATGAAAAAAGAAATCTTGGCCCTTAGTAAAATAGTAGAGAAACCAAAAGCTCCATTTGTAGCGATTGTTGGTGGCGCAAAAGTTTCAGATAAAATTAAGATTATCGAAAGGCTTATTGTAAATGTTGATCATCTACTCATCGGTGGAGCTATGGCCTACCCATTCTTAGTCGCGAAAGGCTTTGATGTTGGTAACTCAATGTGTACTCAAGATGATGTTAAACTTGCCAAAAAGATTCTTATGTCTTCAAGTAAGTCGAAAGTAGTTCTCCCAATTGATCATATTGTATCTAAAGAATTTGGAGGAAAACCAGAGATCTGTAACACAGTTGAGATTGGTGGAGATAAAATGGCCCTTGATATAGGACCTGCAACTATAAACCTTTACAACGAAAAGCTGGCTGGTGCTCAAACTGTTCTTTGGAATGGACCAATGGGACTATTTGAAAATAATGATTATGCAAAAGGGACTCTTGCAATTGCCAAAACACTTAGTGAGATGGAAAATGCATTCACTCTTGTTGGTGGCGGAGACTCTGTTAGTGCAGTAATGCAGTCGGGTCTTGCTGATAAAATGGGCCATGTATCAACTGGTGGTGGTGCATCTTTAGAATTTATAGAAGAAGGTACTCTTCCAGGAGTTCAAGCACTAAGATTTGGAATAGACTTAAACTAG